TCGTCGACCGGGCGAGCGCCTCGGCATCCGAAGTCGTCACCGGCGCATTCATGGATGCAGGCAGAGCTACCGTGATCGGTGAGCACACGTTCGGCAAGAACACCGTGCAGCAGCAGTTCAACCTCGGCAACGGTGCAGCGCTGAAACTCACCGTGGCCCGCTGGGTGACGCCCAAAGGACACGACTACGGCAAGGTCGGGCTCACTCCGGACATCCTGATCGAGATCCCCGACGGGGCCGGCCCAGACTTCCTGCTCGACAAGGCACTCGAAATCATCCGCGGGTAAGACCCTCTGGTTTCTCGTCAATGGAAGCGTCGAATAGCGACGCCGGCATTGACAGGAAACGAGAGGTTGGTATCTGGTCAATGGAAGCGTCGAATAGCGACGCCGGCATTGACGAGAATCCTCAAGTGGGGAGACCCGTCGGACAAGCGACTCCCGTCCCACCGACCCCGCAATAGCCGCTCGGGTTCTTGGCCAGGTACTGCTGGTGGTACTCCTCCGCGTAGTAGAACTCACCTGCAGGGCGTATCTCGGTCGTGATCATCCCGTGCCCGGCAGCAGAGAGTTCCTGTTGGTAACGCCCGAGCGACTGCTGGGCTGCCGCCTTCTGATCGTCGCCGAACGTGTACACGGCCGATCGATACTGCGTGCCGACATCGTTGCCCTGGCGCATCCCCTGGGTGGGATCGTGCCCTTCCCAGAAGACCTGCAGCAGTTCGTCATAGGAGACCTTGTTCGGATCGAACACGACCTGGACAGTCTCTGCATGACCCGTCGCACCGCTGCAGACCTCTTCATAGTTGGCGTTCGGAGTGAACCCGCCCGCATACCCGACCGACGTGCCGTAGACGCCGGGGAGCTGCCAGAACATCCGCTCGGCTCCCCAAAAACAGCCCATCGCGAAGAGCGCTCGCTGCATCCCCTCGGGGAACGGCGGCGTCTGTCGCGTGCCGAGCACGTAGTGGCGCTCAGGCACCTGCATCAGAATGGCTCGGCCGGGGAGAGCGTCTTCTCGGGACGGCATTGTCGGCGGTCGACGGATCATGCCGCGAGGCTACGCCGAACACACCCCTATATATCGTCCCGCTCGGCGCGTAGGTTGTGAACATGACACCACAACGCTCATTCACCCCGGCCCTGTTCAGTTTCTTGCGGGACCTCGAAGCCAACAACGATCGCGCTTGGTTCAGCGCCAACAAGCAGCGCTACGAGCGCGCGGTGCGACAGCCGGGCCTCCGGTTCGTCGACGACTTCGCTCCACATCTCGCCAAGATCAGCCCGCACTTCGTTGCGGATGCACGTGCGAACGGTGGTTCGATGTTCCGGATCTATCGGGACATCCGATTCTCGCGGGACAAGAGCCCGTACAAGATCAACACCGGTTTCCAGTTCCGTCACGAAGCCGGCAGAGACGTTCACGCCCCCGGCTTCTACCTCCACCTCGAGCCCGGAGCCGTGTTTGCCGGAGTGGGACTTTGGCGCCCGGACGCAACGACGGCGCGATCGATTCGCGAGGCGATCGCCGAAGATCCGACTCGCTGGAAACGAGTAACCCGCTCCAAACGGTTCTTGGACGTCTACACCCTCGAGGGCGACTCCCTCAAGCGCCCACCCCGCGGATTCGACCCCGAGCACCCCCTGATCGACGATCTGAAACGCAAGGATTTCATCGCGTCGACCCAGCTCACCCAGAAGGCCGTCACCTCCGAAGGCTTCCTCGACACCTACGCGAAGCTCTGCCGCACCGCCGCGCCCTTCATGGAGTTCCTCTGCGACGCGGTCGGCGTCCCCTTCTGAGAATCCCGAACCCAGGGCTCAGGGGGGTCGCCACGACCCCTCTGGGTTCGCCGAAACGGGGGCCGGCCTGCAGGTTCCGCGGAGCCTGGACCGAGGCCCACCCGATGTCGGAGGTCCCCGGCGGCCTCAGGCGGAGAGCCAGGCCGGTGCCTGCTCGAGAAGAAACTCGC
The DNA window shown above is from Actinomycetota bacterium and carries:
- the msrA gene encoding peptide-methionine (S)-S-oxide reductase MsrA; amino-acid sequence: MIRRPPTMPSREDALPGRAILMQVPERHYVLGTRQTPPFPEGMQRALFAMGCFWGAERMFWQLPGVYGTSVGYAGGFTPNANYEEVCSGATGHAETVQVVFDPNKVSYDELLQVFWEGHDPTQGMRQGNDVGTQYRSAVYTFGDDQKAAAQQSLGRYQQELSAAGHGMITTEIRPAGEFYYAEEYHQQYLAKNPSGYCGVGGTGVACPTGLPT
- a CDS encoding DUF2461 domain-containing protein — encoded protein: MTPQRSFTPALFSFLRDLEANNDRAWFSANKQRYERAVRQPGLRFVDDFAPHLAKISPHFVADARANGGSMFRIYRDIRFSRDKSPYKINTGFQFRHEAGRDVHAPGFYLHLEPGAVFAGVGLWRPDATTARSIREAIAEDPTRWKRVTRSKRFLDVYTLEGDSLKRPPRGFDPEHPLIDDLKRKDFIASTQLTQKAVTSEGFLDTYAKLCRTAAPFMEFLCDAVGVPF